Proteins from a genomic interval of Zingiber officinale cultivar Zhangliang chromosome 2A, Zo_v1.1, whole genome shotgun sequence:
- the LOC122041628 gene encoding adenine nucleotide transporter BT1, chloroplastic/mitochondrial-like: protein MADKRLQAVEKNSGWLLQPFPELGFSWNIHDGLLPSGGLFASVGQVGVGLGVSSKSPSVTPEAGYQVVGTPAESTGDVTSYVEEALVKKKKNILKVRIKVRNPHLRRLLSGGIAGAVSRTCVAPLETIRTHLMVGSNGNSTTEVFQTIMKTEGWTGLFRGNFVNVIRVAPSKAIELFAFDTAKKVLTPKEGEQQKIPIPPSLVAGAFAGVSSTLCTYPLELLKTRLTIQRDVYDNLLHAFVKIVREEGPAELFRGLTPSLIGVVPYAATNYFAYDSLKKLYRKTFKKDEIGNITTLLIGSASGAISSSATFPLEVARKHMQVGAVGGRQVYKNMLHALLSILEQEGIGGLYKGLGPSCMKLVPAAGISFMCYEACKKILIDENEKTL from the exons ATGGCAGATAAGAGATTGCAAGCGGTTGAGAAGAATAGTGGCTGGCTTCTTCAACCATTCCCAGAACTGGGTTTCTCATGGAATATCCATGATGGTTTGTTGCCCTCCGGTGGCTTGTTTGCGAGTGTTGGTCAGGTGGGAGTCGGGCTTGGGGTTTCTTCAAAATCTCCTAGTGTGACACCTGAGGCAGGTTATCAGGTTGTTGGGACACCCGCTGAGTCCACCGGGGATGTGACCAGTTATGTGGAAGAAGCTTTGgttaaaaagaagaaaaacataCTGAAAGTAAGAATTAAGGTCAGGAATCCTCATCTGAGAAGATTGCTTAGTGGAGGAATTGCTGGTGCAGTGTCACGGACTTGTGTTGCACCTCTGGAAACAATTAGGACACATCTTATGGTTGGGAGCAATGGGAACTCAACGACAGAAGTCTTCCAGACTATTATGAAGACAGAGGGCTGGACGGGCCTCTTTCGTGGTAATTTTGTCAATGTCATCCGTGTTGCCCCCAGCAAGGCCATTGAG TTATTCGCTTTTGATACAGCCAAGAAGGTTTTGACTCCCAAGGAAGGCGAACAACAAAAGATTCCGATTCCCCCCTCATTGGTTGCTGGGGCATTTGCTGGAGTCAGCTCAACCCTGTGCACGTATCCTTTAGAACTACTAAAGACACGACTAACCATACAG AGAGACGTTTACGACAATCTTCTGCATGCATTTGTGAAAATTGTTCGAGAGGAAGGTCCCGCAGAGCTCTTTAGAGGTCTCACTCCGAGCCTCATAGGAGTCGTGCCATATGCCGCCACCAATTACTTTGCTTACGACTCCTTGAAGAAACTTTACAGGAAGACCTTCAAAAAAGATGAAATAGGAAACATCACCACCCTTCTGATCGGTTCGGCCTCCGGTGCTATTTCGAGCAGTGCTACATTTCCTCTTGAAGTTGCACGGAAGCATATGCAGGTCGGAGCTGTCGGAGGTAGGCAGGTCTACAAGAATATGCTTCACGCTCTTCTGAGCATACTGGAACAGGAGGGAATCGGGGGGCTTTACAAAGGTTTGGGGCCAAGCTGTATGAAGCTGGTACCGGCCGCCGGCATCTCATTCATGTGCTATGAGGCTTGCAAGAAGATCTTAATCGATGAGAATGAGAAGACACTCTAG